Proteins encoded by one window of Cheilinus undulatus linkage group 13, ASM1832078v1, whole genome shotgun sequence:
- the mbd3a gene encoding methyl-CpG-binding domain protein 3a, with the protein MERKSLPVQRILNKPQIVRSLGSNLNSNMNASSSLAGRSLLTKVQRSRHKHLYDMNHQIRAKPDLNTTLPVRQTASIFKQPVTKVTNHPNNKVKTDPQKAVDQPKQLFWERKLSGLNAFDIAEELVKTMDLPKGLQGVGPASSDKTLLSAIASALHTSHAPVTGQLTAAVEKNPGVWLNTGQPLCKAFVVTDDDIRKQEDLVQSVRRRLEEALTADMLAHIEDTAAETAANKEEEKGEQVNKEEL; encoded by the exons ATGGAAAGAAAAAG TTTACCCGTTCAGCGTATTCTCAACAAGCCACAGATAGTCCGCAGTCTGGGCAGCAACCTTAACTCAAACATGAATGCCAGTTCATCCTTGGCTGGACGCTCACTCCTGACCAAAGTGCAGCGCAGCAGACACAAGCACCTCTACGACATGAACCATCAAATCAGG GCTAAGCCGGATTTAAATACAACACTACCGGTCAGACAGACAGCATCCATCTTCAAACAACCAGTTACCAAGGTAACTAATCATCCCAACAACAAGGTGAAGACAGACCCACAGAAGGCTGTGGACCAACCCAAACAA CTCTTCTGGGAGAGGAAGTTGAGCGGGTTAAATGCGTTTGATATCGCAGAGGAGCTTGTGAAAACTATGGATCTCCCCAAAGGCTTACAAG GTGTTGGCCCTGCATCTTCAGATAAAACGCTCCTCTCTGCTATCGCCAGTGCACTGCACACCAGCCATGCGCCCGTCACTGGGCAGCTAACTGCAGCTGTGGAGAAAAACCCTGGAGTATGGCTCAACACGGGACAGCCTCTCTGCAAAGCATTCGTGGTGACTGATGATGACATCAG GAAGCAGGAGGACCTGGTGCAGAGTGTGAGGAGGCGGCTGGAGGAAGCcctcacagctgacatgttGGCTCACATAGAGGACACCGCCGCAGAAACAGCTgccaacaaagaagaggaaaaggGTGAGCAGGTCAACAAGGAGGAATTATAG
- the tcf3a gene encoding transcription factor 3a isoform X1 has translation MAAVETDKELNDLLDFSAMFEPPVSNGKNRPTTLGSSQFGGSGLDERSGSSPWGPGQQNSPSFNQGRGYGEEGLYSEQEGMASAPIFGSGIVGKVERGPYSSFPTQPGFMPSEIPMTSPNTLSPSGMKSNSQFYSSYEGSNPRRRPSQDPIESQPKKIRKVPPGLPSSVYASASGEDFNRDNAGYPTSKAGNVYPPPFYMQDGLHPPSDPWGSARSMVQPGYSAMLGNSPHLNQHGPFSAINPQDRLKRQPLPLSPQNYPLHGSEVNGAHPAGFHSGSNSFGVPSHTPPITGTDTMMANRGAVPGSSGDEIGKALASIYPSDSTAFPPSPSTPSGSPQAVSGSASQWTRSSGQATPSPNFEEGIQSMPSKLEDGLDEAINVLQRHASGQGVRGLAEMHSLLSSGLGLPAAFTSAPLGLAGRLPGLVSGHNEDSVGLPSSGGLMQGHHGPASVQQGSQPEGFSGLIGSINRSSGADVKREEKEDDENCSITDKSEDERKDMNPHLRTSLVDGEDDADLPVEIKVEREKVRRLANNTRERLRVRDINEAFKELGRMCQLHLSYEKPQTKLIVLQQAVNVILNLEQQVRERNLNPKAACLKRREEEKVSGVDPQMQLGGGHPGLGGDGHM, from the exons atggCTGCAGTGGAAACCGACAAGGAGCTCAACGACCTGCTGGATTTTAGTGCG ATGTTTGAGCCTCCAGTTTCAAATGGCAAGAACCGGCCAACCACTCTCGGCAGCAGTCAGTTTGGAGGTTCAg GTTTGGATGAGAGGAGTGGGTCCAGTCCCTGGGGGCCAGGACAACAGAACAGTCCGTCTTTCAACCAGGGAAGG GGTTATGGAGAGGAAGGCCTTTACAGTGAACAGGAAGGCATGGCCTCTGCACCTATATTTGGATCAGGGATTGTTG GGAAGGTTGAGCGAGGACCATACTCGTCATTTCCAACTCAG CCAGGTTTTATGCCCAGTGAGATACCCATGACCAGCCCCAACACCCTCTCCCCATCTGGCATGAAGTCCAACTCCCAGTTTTATTCTTCGTACGAGGGAAGCAACCCTCGGCGGAGACCATCACAGGATCCCATTG AATCGCAGCCAAAAAAGATCAGGAAGGTGCCCCCTGGCCTGCCCTCCTCG GTTTATGCATCGGCGTCAGGAGAGGATTTCAACAGGGACAACGCTGGCTACCCTACCTCCAAGGCAGGAAATGTCTACCCACCACCGTTTTACATGCAAG ACGGCCTCCACCCGCCCTCTGATCCATGGGGCTCTGCCCGGTCGATGGTTCAGCCTGGTTATTCTGCCATGCTGGGGAACTCCCCCCATCTGAATCAGCATGGCCCCTTCTCTGCCATTAACCCCCAAGACAGACTG AAACGACAGCCACTGCCCCTCTCTCCACAAAACTACCCCCTGCATGGCAGTGAGGTGAACGGAGCTCATCCCGCTGGCTTCCACTCTGGCTCCAACAGCTTCGGGGTCCCAAGCCACACACCCCCTATCACTGGCACTGACACAATGATGG CTAATCGAGGAGCAGTGCCTGGAAGTTCAGGTGATGAGATCGGAAAAGCTCTTGCATCT ATCTATCCTTCAGACAGTACCGCCTTTCCTCCATCTCCGTCGACACCCTCTGGCTCTCCCCAGGCTGTTTCAG GCTCTGCATCCCAGTGGACTCGGTCTTCAGGGCAGGCAACACCTTCGCCCAACTTTGAGGAGGGAATTCAGTCCATG CCAAGTAAACTGGAGGACGGTCTGGATGAAGCCATCAATGTTCTTCAGCGTCATGCCAGTGGACAGGGGGTCCGAGGCCTGGCTGAAATGCACAGTTTGCTCTCATCTGGCTTAGGGTTACCAGCAGCCTTCACCAGTGCACCCCTGGGACTAGCTGGTCGCCTGCCTGGACTG GTGTCTGGTCACAATGAGGACTCTGTTGGTCTGCCCTCTAGTGGAGGTCTGATGCAAGGGCACCATGGCCCTGCATCTGTTCAGCAAGGCTCCCAGCCTGAAGGATTTTCTG GTCTCATTGGAAGCATTAATCGCTCTAgtggtgctgatgtgaagcgagaggagaaggaggatgATGAAAACTGTTCCATTACCGACAAGTCAGAGGATGAAAGGAAAGACATGAATCCCCACCTCAGAACAAG TCTGGTTGACGGGGAAGACGATGCAGATCTGCCAGTGGAGATTAAGGTTGAGCGGGAAAAAGTGCGGAGGTTGGCAAACAACACCCGTGAGCGGCTTCGCGTGCGGGACATCAACGAGGCTTTTAAGGAGCTGGGCCGCATGTGTCAGCTCCATCTGAGCTATGAAAAACCACAGACCAAATTGATCGTGCTGCAACAGGCCGTTAACGTTATTCTCAACCTGGAGCAGCAAGTCAGAG AGCGTAATTTGAACCCAAAGGCTGCCTGCCtcaagaggagagaggaggaaaaagtcTCAGGTGTGGACCCCCAGATGCAGCTTGGTGGGGGTCACCCTGGTCTTGGAGGAGACGGACATATGTAA
- the LOC121520391 gene encoding cytochrome b-c1 complex subunit 10, translated as MISKIIGQKYVAIAKSWIPTLAVWGTVGGVALVHFTDWRLFLDNVPYISGKFKKDE; from the exons ATGATCAGCAAAATTATCGGACAGAAGTATGTGGCCATTGCCAAATCATG GATCCCTACCCTGGCTGTATGGGGCACAGTCGGAGGCGTAGCTCTCGTCCACTTCACAGACTGGAGGTTGTTTTTGGATAATGTCCCCTACATCAGCGGCAAATTCAAGAAGGACGAGTAG
- the tcf3a gene encoding transcription factor 3a isoform X2: MAAVETDKELNDLLDFSAMFEPPVSNGKNRPTTLGSSQFGGSGLDERSGSSPWGPGQQNSPSFNQGRGYGEEGLYSEQEGMASAPIFGSGIVGKVERGPYSSFPTQPGFMPSEIPMTSPNTLSPSGMKSNSQFYSSYEGSNPRRRPSQDPIESQPKKIRKVPPGLPSSVYASASGEDFNRDNAGYPTSKAGNVYPPPFYMQDGLHPPSDPWGSARSMVQPGYSAMLGNSPHLNQHGPFSAINPQDRLKRQPLPLSPQNYPLHGSEVNGAHPAGFHSGSNSFGVPSHTPPITGTDTMMANRGAVPGSSGDEIGKALASIYPSDSTAFPPSPSTPSGSPQAVSGSASQWTRSSGQATPSPNFEEGIQSMPSKLEDGLDEAINVLQRHASGQGVRGLAEMHSLLSSGLGLPAAFTSAPLGLAGRLPGLVSGHNEDSVGLPSSGGLMQGHHGPASVQQGSQPEGFSGLIGSINRSSGADVKREEKEDDENCSITDKSEDERKDMNPHLRTSIVSVTDENLTAEEKEQRERERRLANNARERVRVRDINEAFRELGRMCQVHLQSDKAQTKLVILQQAVQVILGLEKQVRERNLNPKAACLKRREEEKVSGVDPQMQLGGGHPGLGGDGHM, from the exons atggCTGCAGTGGAAACCGACAAGGAGCTCAACGACCTGCTGGATTTTAGTGCG ATGTTTGAGCCTCCAGTTTCAAATGGCAAGAACCGGCCAACCACTCTCGGCAGCAGTCAGTTTGGAGGTTCAg GTTTGGATGAGAGGAGTGGGTCCAGTCCCTGGGGGCCAGGACAACAGAACAGTCCGTCTTTCAACCAGGGAAGG GGTTATGGAGAGGAAGGCCTTTACAGTGAACAGGAAGGCATGGCCTCTGCACCTATATTTGGATCAGGGATTGTTG GGAAGGTTGAGCGAGGACCATACTCGTCATTTCCAACTCAG CCAGGTTTTATGCCCAGTGAGATACCCATGACCAGCCCCAACACCCTCTCCCCATCTGGCATGAAGTCCAACTCCCAGTTTTATTCTTCGTACGAGGGAAGCAACCCTCGGCGGAGACCATCACAGGATCCCATTG AATCGCAGCCAAAAAAGATCAGGAAGGTGCCCCCTGGCCTGCCCTCCTCG GTTTATGCATCGGCGTCAGGAGAGGATTTCAACAGGGACAACGCTGGCTACCCTACCTCCAAGGCAGGAAATGTCTACCCACCACCGTTTTACATGCAAG ACGGCCTCCACCCGCCCTCTGATCCATGGGGCTCTGCCCGGTCGATGGTTCAGCCTGGTTATTCTGCCATGCTGGGGAACTCCCCCCATCTGAATCAGCATGGCCCCTTCTCTGCCATTAACCCCCAAGACAGACTG AAACGACAGCCACTGCCCCTCTCTCCACAAAACTACCCCCTGCATGGCAGTGAGGTGAACGGAGCTCATCCCGCTGGCTTCCACTCTGGCTCCAACAGCTTCGGGGTCCCAAGCCACACACCCCCTATCACTGGCACTGACACAATGATGG CTAATCGAGGAGCAGTGCCTGGAAGTTCAGGTGATGAGATCGGAAAAGCTCTTGCATCT ATCTATCCTTCAGACAGTACCGCCTTTCCTCCATCTCCGTCGACACCCTCTGGCTCTCCCCAGGCTGTTTCAG GCTCTGCATCCCAGTGGACTCGGTCTTCAGGGCAGGCAACACCTTCGCCCAACTTTGAGGAGGGAATTCAGTCCATG CCAAGTAAACTGGAGGACGGTCTGGATGAAGCCATCAATGTTCTTCAGCGTCATGCCAGTGGACAGGGGGTCCGAGGCCTGGCTGAAATGCACAGTTTGCTCTCATCTGGCTTAGGGTTACCAGCAGCCTTCACCAGTGCACCCCTGGGACTAGCTGGTCGCCTGCCTGGACTG GTGTCTGGTCACAATGAGGACTCTGTTGGTCTGCCCTCTAGTGGAGGTCTGATGCAAGGGCACCATGGCCCTGCATCTGTTCAGCAAGGCTCCCAGCCTGAAGGATTTTCTG GTCTCATTGGAAGCATTAATCGCTCTAgtggtgctgatgtgaagcgagaggagaaggaggatgATGAAAACTGTTCCATTACCGACAAGTCAGAGGATGAAAGGAAAGACATGAATCCCCACCTCAGAACAAG CATTGTCTCGGTGACCGATGAGAACCTCACTGCCGAGGAGAAGGAGCAGAGGGAGCGAGAGCGGCGCCTAGCTAACAATGCTAGGGAGAGGGTGCGTGTGCGTGACATAAACGAAGCCTTCAGAGAGCTGGGCAGGATGTGTCAGGTCCACCTGCAGAGCGACAAGGCCCAGACCAAGCTTGTCATCCTGCAGCAGGCCGTCCAGGTCATACTAGGCCTGGAGAAGCAGGTGCGAG AGCGTAATTTGAACCCAAAGGCTGCCTGCCtcaagaggagagaggaggaaaaagtcTCAGGTGTGGACCCCCAGATGCAGCTTGGTGGGGGTCACCCTGGTCTTGGAGGAGACGGACATATGTAA